The Schistocerca nitens isolate TAMUIC-IGC-003100 chromosome 2, iqSchNite1.1, whole genome shotgun sequence nucleotide sequence acaggaagaagatgctgtgatatgcagattattagcttttcagaggattcacacaaggttaacgccggtggcgacaactacaacgtgctgacatgaggaacgttttcaaccggtttctcatacacaaacggcagttgaccggcgttgcctggtgaaacgttgttgtgatgcctcgtgcaaggaggagaaatgcgtaccatcacgtttccgactttgataaaggtctgattgtagcctatcgcgattgcggtttatcgtatcgcgacattgctgctcgcgttggtcgagatccaataaccattagcagaatatggaatcagtgggttcaggagggtaatacggaacgccgttctggatcccaacggcctcgtatcactagcagtcgagatgacaggcatcttatccgcatcgctgtaacggatcgtgcagccacgtctcgatccctgagtcaacagacggcgatgtttgcaagacaacaaccatctgcactaagagttcgacgacgtttacagcagcatggactatcagctcggagaccaaacCTGGGagaacgaatgtcaaaacgtctttttttcggatgaatccaggttctgttcacaacatcatgatggtagcatccgtgtttggtgacatcgcggtgaacgcacattggaagcgtgtattcgtcatcgccatactggcgcatcacccggcgtgatggtatggggtgccattggttacacgtctcgggcacctcttgttcgcactgagggcacttcgaacagtggacattacatttcagatgtgttacgacccgtggctctacccttcattcgatccctgcgaaccgtacatttcagcaggataatgcgcgaacgcatgttgcaggtcctgtacgggtctttctggatacagaaagtgttcgactgctgccctggtcagtacattttccagatctctcaccaaatgaaaacgtctggtcaatggtggcggagcaacttcttcgtcacagtacgccagtcactactcttgatgaactgtggtatcgtgttgaagctacatgggcagctgtacctgtacacgccatccaagctctgtttgactcaatgccccggcgtatcaaggccgttagtacggccagaggtggttgttctgggtactgatttctcaggatctatgcacccaaattgcgtgaaaatgtaatcacatgtcagttctagtataacatatttgtctaatgaatacccgtttatcgtctgcatttcttcttggtgtagcagttttaatggactGTAGAGTAATATATCACTGCgaaattacatttcagttttcggcagcagATAGTATCGGAACGCCTGTTGTATACAAAAACTGGAACTTCAGACGTAAGAACTTTTCCATACTTCAATgaataaaactactgacacagattTTACTCGTTTATTCTTAAGGATAAAGCCCGAAAGggtataaataatatttacagagTCACAGTGGGAGAAATGAGAAGAGTTGGAGTTTAGCCGTGGTAGGCCTTGCCGTAAGCCAGAGCAGGGGCGGCAgcgatggcgggggcggcggcgacgaCGGGGGCGGGGTGGGCGCCGGCCTCCCTGTGCACGACGGCGTTGAAGCCGTTGACGGGGTCGGCGGTGTAGTCGACGGTGCGGATGGAGCCGTCGGGTTCGACCAGGCTGTAGCTGCCCTGGACGACGTCTCCGCTGCGGCTCTCGTGCTGGGTCTTGGAGTCACCAGTGAGGGCGTCCTGCACGTTGTATGCGTAGCTGTACTCGGGGTGCGGGTCGTACTCGGCAGcgacggcggcgggggcggcggcgacggcgacgggggCGGCCCTCACGGCGGGGGCAGCGACAGCCACTGGGGCGGCGCGGAGCGCGGGGGCGGCGTACGCCACGGGGGCAGCGTAGCCGCGGGCGGCCAGCGGAGCGCCGGGGGCGTAGACGGCGGGGGCGCCCAGGTAGCCGGCGCGGGCCACGGCCACGAGGGCGGCGAGGACGACGAACTGTGGGGCGGAAGACACTTTCACACATCCGCTGCGCTAATCTGCTCTGGTGAACGTTCACTATCTTCAGACATTCAGCTcccaagctcaaatggttcaaatagctctgagcactaagggacttaacttctgaggtcatcagtcccctagaacttagaactacttaaacctaactaacctaaggacaacacacacgtccatgcacgaggccggattcgaacctgtgagcgaagcggtcctgcggttccagactgtagcgcctagaaccgcacggccacccggccggccagtTCCCAAGTCTTATCGTACATAACATCATGTATTAGCGTCTAATTGTTGGAGACTTTCTCTAGATTGTTTTTTACTGACAGTAGACATAAAagtccacatgttattaaataactGAGGTCAGGAAATACCTCCACATGAACAATCTGAGATGACTTTTACTCAACGAGTGAAGCGTATagattttacgttttttcttagGTTTCCGAGACGTActtaaatatgaaacttcctgccagattaaaactgtgtaccggaccgaaacACCAAatctggatctttgcctttcgagggcaagtactCTACTAACTGACTCACGAAGGTGCGACTCCCAaaccgtcctcagagctttatagCAGTGAGACGGGTCGGGATTCATTGCACGCAGaagacaaaagtcccgagttcgagtctcggccggcacacagttttaacctgccaggaagtttcacatcagcgcagagTGCAAATTTCATACTGGACACAGATTTAAATACATTGTGGTACCCTAGTTTTGACATGCTGCTGCGTGTGGATATGATCGGGTTCATTTTGAGATAAGCGTCTAAAGCGAGATCCCCTGCATGACTCCTTGATATAGCACTCATTATTTGCgaacaataataactttttataaacatATTATATAGTTATATAACGTGCATTGTTATGGTACATGTAATTTGTCAAAGGAATTAGGTttataactttgcttccgccatttttcagTAGATGGCACTAGCGGCAAGTCATGGTGCAGGCGGTAGATAGCATTCGTCATACCATATGTTTAGACATTTGCAAACACAACactatcaaaatattagaagatttGTGATTTATCGTAAAATTATTATCGAATTAATACGTCAATTACGAGTCCAATTCTTGCCATTTGAGGGAAATTTTAATTGTTCTGCCGTAACGTGatgaaatctgcggctgaggctcataaaatgctgaGTAAGAATTATGATGAGGCAACTTTTAGTGAAGGAAAGCGCAGAGAATGGTGTTAACGCATCAAGAAAGGTGATTTTGACGTAGAAGACCGGCATGTTGTTGGAATAGAGAAGGTTCTCGAAGCTATTGAAACCGATGGAAACAATAACAGGACATCGTTGTCGAAAGCAGTTGATGCGTTTCAGCCAAGCACTGAAAGTCAAACGGCCACAACACAGTGATTGGTATGAAAGGGCGATTTTTCAGCATAACAATGCTAGACATCCATGTCGCAAAGTCCGACAAAACGTAGTTGGAAACGTTGAAATAGAAAGTCTTACCCGACGTGCCGTGCTCTCCCgagattgctccctctgactaacaCCTTTTCCAGCGACAGACAcacggcctggctgaccagcactccagatcatatgaacaagtgcaaaattggatcgactcatgtttctcctcaaaagacgcccagttctttccCTCCGAATTCTCACGCTACCCGAAAAGTTTGGCCGGCGATGGCCAATTTTGTATcgcaatttttttaagttttttacaaTGAAGCCTCTAACCGCGAGAAAGGACGGCGGAACCGAAGTTTTAGGCCTAATGTGAGTTGTTTTAGAGATTCAAGATAAGGTCTACAATTTATTGTGTATCACCCAATTGAATTGCTTTTAGCCTTCAACTATTATCTCCCATTTTTCTTTACCTACGTTGTATTTTCACCTACCgatataaaaaattgtatttcgaGCTTTTAAAATATCTctacttttgtaaatatttatgtatatattttacaTATCTAGAACAAATTTTGTTGCTGCCATTTGCATGGAGTAGCTACACGTCAACCAAATTCCCAATAATAATCCACTCTCCAACGATTATAAACAGAACTCATGTCTAACACTAGGTGGTGGATCTAAACGTAACACAAAACACTACTTATTTATTCGTTGCTACTTACATACGACCTTCGATCTTAGGACAAAGACAAGTCGGATTTATCTGTTTTGCAACTGCACATGTATTAGTTAAAAGCGTGTAACTAATAAACCAATTGCATCAACCAACAATGTGAACTTTTCCCTGTTTATGCTCTCAAATACTAACATTACTGAGctttaaacaataaataattaGTCTTTAGCTAATTCAGTGATATGCTTCATTGTCATCTACAACCTGAACCACCAATGCAATAATGAGCTAAGACTCGCAGTGCTGGAAAAGATGTCGAAACGGGAGTTTCATCTATCAGATTAACTACAGCTCGTCTGCTACGTCCTTGCAAGCTGATTGAAGTTTACAGGCAGTTTATTAGCGCACTTGTGCCAGTGGCGAGTTGGTCTAATGTTTTAAACTGCGGTGTATAACGTACACGCAGCTGAAATAACAGAACCCAAATCAGGAGGTAGAATATGTAACTTAGTCGTTTTTCCTTCGATAGTGTAGCTTAAGACGAATTTGTTGCTGCTACAGAGAGGGCACACTGCCGTTTAAATGTTATGTAATCGTGGTGAAAGCTGGCTGGGCTGTGTGGTTGTTCAATGAACCAAATTTACAGGTtccagaaatatttttatatagtGAATTGTTGATCATTCATTGTCGAGTGTTAAGTCAATCTCTTTACACCTGTTACGTAAAATGGCTCATAGCTATGAGAAGAACATTTTAATGTACCACTTACGACTTACGAAGATTTCTGCACGTCTTTCCATCAACTATGACAAACCATTTAGATGTAAACGCGCAGCGATACCGTGAGTTATCCTTGGTCGTGGAAGAATAActaaataacattttgtttctaaGATTAAAATCTATTAGATCATTTTTGCGTTTTGTGAAAGAAATTGTACACCTGGAAAACCGAAAAGAAGGGATTGTGACCCGTCTTGCCACCGCTGATTAAAAAAATCAGTAAAGTTTGTTAAAACGCCTGTGTTCAAGCAAATAAAATAACGTGATGATAAGTATCACAAATAACAAGAACAGAGGCTGAACAATGTTGTTTCAAGattattaaggctttcgtggccacttgttgacaaactgcctattggcttctgtctcgggttctttgtcgagtaaaatcattagacgaacgtcgCCCGAAGAattcgagacagaagccaataggcagtttgtcgttgTTTCGAGAATTTCACAacactgccctcctcccccccacccccaatccGCACTCCAGCCTGCCAATACACACTGTCTTGTATCAAATTATCTATCTCATAGTCCTAAGAAAGCTCAGTCTATGACCGATAAATCTTTCGTTGGTAAAAATACCTCTTAAATTCAGCTCAATACATTTTCGAAGTCACTGACCGGCATCATATGCAAGACGTTTTTGCAGTTCACTACTAACGATATGAAAGTGTGGACGCCTCACCTTGTAAGCCATGCTGCTGTGAGAAATCGCTGTGTTCTGCCCCAGGTGTCGGCGACCGGCGCTTATATACGCTAATGTACTGCGCTGTCTGGCGAACTGGATCTGAAAGGTGCTTAGCATTCCTGGTACGAAATCTGACCTGCTCAACGTGTGGTGTCGCAAATGGGACAGGTGGGGGCTATGAGTCGGCCCACAGAGCAAACTTGGCGGCCAAATGACACGATGCAAAAAAAGTCAAATGACCGTTTAACGCAGCCATTTACCTGCCTTAGTAGCAGCGCAGTCGGCGTGTACGAGAATTTGCATATCACTTTCTCTGTCACAAGAAACAGTGTGTTGCTTTGGCTGCTGCTGATGAAAAGGAGCATATTTCCAATTCTTTGAAAACAATCAACTTTGAATACTGAATTTTTTCATACGAATTATTACGTAATTATATCTAATAGGCGTCGCTAAAATTAAGTAGTTACCAAGCGGTAACTATGTTCATGAATACGGCGAAACATCCTCGTCTGGTGCTCTGTACACTCGAAAGTCACCAGTTTCCAGTTATGAACTACACCACGGGCATTTGAGCACAAACGACATACCAGAGGCCAACAATCGGGAAATACAGCTCGGATTATTACAATACTACATATACAAAGAAATAAAGCCTATGATGAAGACATACGTTATAATGGTGGACAATGAATTCTATACAGCTACAATTTTGGAGAGATGGAACTACTGCCTTCTTCATGACAGCACAGCTTATCCTGTTCCCTGGACGTGACGTCACTGGACAAGTCAGGGACGGCGAAAGTTGCAAACAGGATGGGTTAAAACAATAGAACTAAGGGCATTTTATCTCGACCATCACATTAGTCCTAGACCTGAGGTAGTGAAGATACTGGACGAGCCACCGTGTCAAGGGTCCATAACAGTTATACGTATCTGGTTCAAACTGCCGCAGTTTCCGTAAAACTGTCCTTGTCTGGGACACTAAACTAACCATAATCACTGTGTAGTGTAAATgctgccttataagaaggaaatttaaatttccaaacaataacaataatttttaaGTTGGATGTATTTGTCAGTCAGATACTATAAATTATGTCAAGTACCATTAAATACTTTACCTACAGTTAAGCTGGAATTTCTAAATTTGGTTGATTTAAAAGGCACACAGTCAATCCAACTTTCAGCACGAACACCTAATATTTAAACGACAGTTTCCGTAGGAGCAACAACGTCACTTAACATAAACTACTGAAAAGGGAAAGCTACTGACTAAATTATACGCTCCACCTACCCTATTTGTGTTCTCATATTCGTTGAAGGTAAACTTTTCTTTCTTACAATCAATTGTGCCGTAGTCTCATGATAAAATTATACATCAAATACATTAATGACAATTACTTTCGAAATATTGCGGAACAAATTGTTTAAAACCAACTACGTTGATAACAGAGTAGATctcttttgaaaaaaatattaactgttagCATTGGAAAGAACAGGTACACAGGGTGAACCAAAattttctattctcatttaatAAACGTCTAACTAGGTCTTTCGGTTAAGATGTTTTTCTATGTGCAACTGGGCCAATGAATTCTGTTAATGGCCAAATAACGGCTCAGTAGCTGTGATACACTAATTAAAAAATTTTAGCCGAAAACAGGGTATTGGAAGTCTTGTCTCTCTCTCGGCATCTAGTTTCAGATTTATCATAGTTTTCTCAAATCAGAAACATATTCGGACCATCTCTCGAGCACTGCGGTGGACGATGCTTCCATATATCCCTGAGGGACTTAACTGGTCTTGAATTCTATGATGACAGACGTCAAAACTTTAGTAGCCTTCCCTGTTTCACATGATATTTATTTTGCGTTTATTGTTCACTTAGGCAAAAAAATGTACTGAATTGTTGTATACATAAAACAGATCGTATGTGCAGCATGTAAGTAAACATGTATGCGTGTATGTCCAGCATCTCCTAAATCACCTGATCGATTTTAACTAAATTTGACGCACATACTGCTTGCTTTATGAGAATCAGCACTGTGGGGGTTAGAACCTCCTAGCTACTGTAACACTGGACATACAGACAAAAAAGGGTTTCCTACTTCTCACATGTAGGCTGTTGGGTTAGTATCGTATGCCTTGAAAGGGCTGCACATGACGATGGGCACAGCtgaggaaagagtgaaggaggaaGTGAATAATGACAGAGGGCAGAGGCTGAGAAGGTGGGGAAAGGAGAGGTGAAGTGCTGGACAAAGAGAGGGAGCGGGAGCTGGTGAtgcaaagagagagggggaggagaggatggtCAGAGAGGCAAAGAAGAGGAATATGAGATGGACAGGAGTGAGGTGTTAGGAAAAGATGGGAGCAGTAGAAGAGAGAGTCTGGAAGAGGAGATGGATGTAGAGAGGGGGCAGGCAAcatggacacagagagagggaTGAAGAGGGGACAGCCAGAGagaggggaggatgagatgggcagAAAGACATGGAGGAGAGAGAGATGCAGGAGGCAGATGGAAGGTATAGGGGGATAGTGGACAGGTGGAAAAGAGGgggaggagaatatggacagacagggtgaggaggatatggacaaaAGTAGATGGGAGGAAGATATGATGAGGGAGAAagggacagaggagatggagaaagagaggggggagagggagatagacagagagatcaTGGAAGAGGGGATAGACTAATAGATATGGGAGGATGAAGTGCTCATAGAGGTGAGAAGACGAGGTGGACAGAGAAATAGGTGGAGGAAGAGTCGGACACAGAGGAGAGACATGTATGCAATAAtgtatgtggaacatacacactggGGAAGACATGGGGTAAATGGGGTAgtggctactctctctctctctctctctctctctctctctctctctctctctatatatatatatatatatatatatatatatatatatatatatgtgtgtgtgtgtgtgtgtgtgtgtgtgtgtagcaattCCTCCAAAGTCATTAGATTGATTCCAAACAAACTTGGTTCATATACTAATTGCTATCTGGGCATCAGGACTCAGGGGTTAGAAACTCCCAGCACACATGTGTGAGCAGAACAGGTTCTTCATCCCCTGACATCTAAGTTGCACTGCACAACATATGTGTGCTGTGGGCAATTTTTGCATGCTTTGCTGGGGCTACTCATGCATATGGGTGTGTCTAAGCAGAGGGCttgggaggaaggaggagatggatagtgaaAGGATGAGATAAACGTAGCAAGAGGTAAGAGGAGATGGACTGGACAGTGAGGTGGAAGTAGGAGATGGccctagagagagggggaggaggagatggagagacagagagcgTGGAAGGAGGCGATGGAAAGATGCAGATGAAAGGGTGAGGTATacagaggaggggagaggagaatTTGGACAGACAGAGATAAGGGAGATAAACAGATAGAGAGGGGGTAGGAAGAGATGGATCAAGGCAggtgagagaaggagatggacagagagtgcatGAATGGGGAGTAGGCCTGTAATACTGGGGAGGAGggatgag carries:
- the LOC126236230 gene encoding cuticle protein 21-like translates to MAYKFVVLAALVAVARAGYLGAPAVYAPGAPLAARGYAAPVAYAAPALRAAPVAVAAPAVRAAPVAVAAAPAAVAAEYDPHPEYSYAYNVQDALTGDSKTQHESRSGDVVQGSYSLVEPDGSIRTVDYTADPVNGFNAVVHREAGAHPAPVVAAAPAIAAAPALAYGKAYHG